A stretch of DNA from Limnothrix sp. FACHB-406:
ACTCAAGTAGAGAACATTGATGCAAGATGGCTCCATCAGCCATTGGGCTTAGTGATCGTTGCTATTGCCCAAAGAGGCGACCACAGGGCATTTCTCATCTTTTTGGCGATTCTCTTTTGATGTTTTTGTCAATGCCCTTGGCCCTATTGAGTGTTGGCTACCAGGAAAGAAGGCATTTTTCGGCGGCTTTGGGTTGGGTGAGTGATTTCAAAATAATTCTCATTCCCTGGCCCCATTGAGAAAACCTCTAGTCAGGACGAGTTAGCGCACTGTTTCACTTTGACCCCGCATCTGCCGGAATCAAGTTCTGGATTAGTTGGCTGCCATTAAGCTTTCACTGCCGGGATGATCCCAGTCGTCAACGCCTCAAACAACGGTCAAATGTGTCATGACAATCTGAATAGTGTGGCTGAATTTGGTGATTGAGGTTGAACCGTTTATCCGTTACAGGCTGCCTGAATTTACGCAAATCTACGTCGAATTTGGGAGTTTCTGCCATCCCCTAGAACGCTGTCTGCCAGCGTACCGATCATGAGTGGCTCGTTTGCGCAATCACTGCAATGGACCTTGACGGCGGAGGGCTGTCAACAGGTGCGATCGCTGCTCTGGCAGTCAACGTTGGATTGTCTCCAGGAATTAGGGAATTTGCCGGAATCCGGGGCGATCGCCACAGAGGGGGACGCAACGATCGGGAAGCGACAGCAGCCCGCTTTTGCCCTGGTAACGGGGCCGGGGCTGGCTTGGTTGTTGACCATGGAGCGATCGAGCGAGGGCGAGACCCCAACCGGGATCGCAACGGAAGCGCCGGAATCATCGATGCGACGGGGGCGGGGCCGAGGCCACAAGGCCAATGGCCGCGGGCCGATCGAGGATCCAGCGGCCACCACTCACCAAACCCTACGCCAGGGTTTAGATCAAACCACGCTCCATCCGGGGATCTATCACCTGCGGCTGACGGACGATCGGCGGGCCATTCAGGCGCTAATGAAAGAACGGGGACTGTTGAAAGTGCCCCAGGGCTGGCATAAGGCCAATGCATCGCTGCAATCGGCGGTGTTGGTGCGGTGGCTGGCCACTTGGACGCAGACCCTGGCGGCTCCTTTGTTGACCCAGGCCCCGGCCCCTCGGCCCTCCCCAACCCGATTGGAGGGCGATCGCCACCTGATTGATTTGCTGGTGGGGATTGTTCAGGAACAGGAATTGCCCGTGGTGATTGACCGCGCCTTGCAAACTCTCTGCCAAGGCTTGCGGGTCGATCGAGCGTTGATCTACCAATTTCAGGCGCGGTTACAGTCCATTCGGCTCTGGCGACAGGCGGATCAGGCGGCGGGGCTGCCCTCCCCTTGGGACGATCCGAACTGGCAAATGACTCGCGATTGCGTGACCTACGAAGCGCGTTTGGACAACCAGGTGGGTTCGGTGCTCTATGAGGGGGCCGATCGCTGCTTTGTGGATGACTTTGAACCCCAATGGCGATCGCAAGAACAGGAAACTTGGATCGTCAACGATGGGGGGCGCGATCGGGCGGCGCGGGCCCAACTGGCCGTGCCAATTTTGGCTCCCATGCGCGGATCGGTGGGGTTATGGGGATTTTTGGTGCTCCATCAGTGCGATCGGGCCCGGCTTTGGACTCCCGAAGAAGTGAGCCTGGCCCAACAGATTGCCCAGGGCTTGGCCGTGGCCGTGCGGGCGGCTCACCTGGATGCCACCTTGCAGCAGCAGCAACAAACCCTCGGTCAGCAAATCAGCACCCAAACCAGGGTTTTGCAGGAAGCGCTGCTGGCCGCCAAATCGGCGGCCCGGGCCAAGAGTGAATTTTTAGCCACCATCAGCCACGAGCTGCGCACCCCCTTAACCTGCGTGATTGGCCTGTCGGCTACCCTGTTGCGCTGGTCTTTCGGGCAACTGAACCAAAAACAGCGTGACTATTTGCAAACCATCCACGACAGCGGCGAGCATTTGCTGAAGCTAATTGAAGACTTGCTGGAAATGTCGCAGGTGGAAGCCGGGCGCACCGTCTTGAACGTCAGCGATTTTTCAATTACCCAACTGGTGTACTCGGTGGTGAATGGCGAGCGGCCCCACGCCATTGAGCGCGGCATTGAACTGCTGTTGGAAGTGCAAATTTTGACCAAAGACGATCGCTTTTCGGCCGATTGTCATCGCGTGCGGCAAATTCTTAGCAATTTATTGGGCAATGCAATCAAGTTCACGCCCGAAGGTGGCCAAGCGATCGTCCGAGTTTGGCGCGAACAAGACCTGTTGATGTTGCAGGTAGAAG
This window harbors:
- a CDS encoding ATP-binding protein; protein product: MSGSFAQSLQWTLTAEGCQQVRSLLWQSTLDCLQELGNLPESGAIATEGDATIGKRQQPAFALVTGPGLAWLLTMERSSEGETPTGIATEAPESSMRRGRGRGHKANGRGPIEDPAATTHQTLRQGLDQTTLHPGIYHLRLTDDRRAIQALMKERGLLKVPQGWHKANASLQSAVLVRWLATWTQTLAAPLLTQAPAPRPSPTRLEGDRHLIDLLVGIVQEQELPVVIDRALQTLCQGLRVDRALIYQFQARLQSIRLWRQADQAAGLPSPWDDPNWQMTRDCVTYEARLDNQVGSVLYEGADRCFVDDFEPQWRSQEQETWIVNDGGRDRAARAQLAVPILAPMRGSVGLWGFLVLHQCDRARLWTPEEVSLAQQIAQGLAVAVRAAHLDATLQQQQQTLGQQISTQTRVLQEALLAAKSAARAKSEFLATISHELRTPLTCVIGLSATLLRWSFGQLNQKQRDYLQTIHDSGEHLLKLIEDLLEMSQVEAGRTVLNVSDFSITQLVYSVVNGERPHAIERGIELLLEVQILTKDDRFSADCHRVRQILSNLLGNAIKFTPEGGQAIVRVWREQDLLMLQVEDTGIGIPEDWIPQLFEMFHQFDPSYGRVYDGLGLGLALTKQLVDLHKGWIEVDSLPDRGSTFTVGIPSQAPAAEQPTAPNGEEPVDWRPSGSVILIDAQEERAIAVCELLMAAGYQVVWTPDGAIALSQLDVLQPQVVIVSLRLPGMDGWEVVAGLRRQAPRVQVLLLGDRAEASPILVDHPNLTVDVVLGEKFDPERLLHEVNTLSQAAARAMRMNSQATGVMTRARSPLADRSNER